acccaattaaaaaatgggcaaacgatctgaacagacatttctccaaagaaaacatacagggccaggtgcagtggctcacacctgtaatcccaatactttgggaggctgaggtgagatgaacacttgagcccagtagtttgagaccagccttggcaacacagcgggactcctctctacaaaaaattggctggacgcggtggctcacgcctgtaatcctagcactttgggaggccaaggcgggtggatcacttgaggtcaggagttcaaaaccagcccggccaacatggtgaaaacccgtctctactaaaaatacaaaaattagccaggcatgggggtgtgtgcctgtaatcccagctattcaggaagctgaggcaggagaatcgcttaaaccttggaggcagaggttgcagtgagccgagattgcaccactgcactccagcctgggcgacagagcgagactctgtctcaaaataataatactactaataattaaaaattagccaggtgtggtggtgtgtgcccgtactcccagctacttggaaacctgcagtgagcgaagatcacatcactgcactccagcctgtgagagatagcgagaccctgtcaaaggaaaaaagaaagaaagtcttgATTTTAAGACATAATTAAGACAAGTAACTTGTTGAATATAAAGACCAGCAACCATGGATGGAGACATTAGCCCTTTAAGATGCAGAAGAACCGTGATGAAGTCTacttaaaatatctaaaactaGTAAATCCAACTAATGTGATAGCTctgaattataaaaatgtttctacCTACATATACCATATATGTATTTTAGGTAGTTTTTGTAAGAATCCAAATGAACAGTGAAAATTCTAAAGTTGAGACCAAACAATGTGGCTGCCGAAAATCTCCATCACTACACATCTTATTCACTCTCAAAAGCCACTGTatgattttcatcttttaaaacctGTTATATTCAAATTCTTAAGATAAATTAGTACATTCGATATAATCAACCTCTTTGTCCTTTCAAAGAAGACAGAACTAATTAATATCAGGCCAGATTTTTGGAGAAAAATaggctttcactttttttttttcttggcaactTAGATCTTACAGAAAATGGAGTGCAGTTTGCATTAAATCATCTTTGTAAACATGGATACACTTAGGAGGTTCTAGCTGAGTAGCCATTTGTAAAGTAGTAAAGCACCAGGGACCACGTTACTTCAACACCAACTTAACACCCTACTAGGTAGACACTTGGTGCTACCAAAGGCCTCCCCACCATCTGAGTCCGGTTCTTACTTGCACAGGTATAGGAAGAGAGGCTCCAAGTCAGCGCACTCACAGTTCCTGAGTCTCTCGTCTTCCACAGACACTGGAGCTGTGCAAACTTACTGGCTGCGCTGATGAAAGTACATAGATTCTGTTTGCAGATAAAATGTGAGAAAGTCACGAGTCGATTTGTTTACAAAAGCAAAagaggccggatgcggtggctcacacctgtaattccagcactttgggaggccgaggcgggtggatcacgaggtcaggagatcgagaccatcctggctaacacagtgaaacaccgtctcaactaaaaatacaaaaaattagctgggcgtggtggtgggcgcctgtagtcccagctactcgggaggctgaggcaggagaatggcgtgaacccgggaggcgaagcttgcagtgagccgagatcgtgccactgcactccagcctgggcgacagagtgagactcccgtctcaaaaaaaaaagcaaaagagcaCCAGATACTCAAAGCATTTTTGAAGCCAAATTTTCAGGTCAAAATAATAACGGAATTGTACAAAGTTGAAACCTAAGTTTAGTGACAAATAATGCAATAGTGagacgtttatttatttatttatgacagtctcactctgtcgcccaggctggagtgtcaaaATAATAACGGATTTGTACAAAGCTGAAACCTAAGTTTGGTGAAAAAGAATGCAATAGTgagacatttgtttatttatttatttagttagttagttagttaagacagaatctcactctgttgcccaggctggagtacagtggcacaatcttggctcactgcaacctccacctcccaggttcaagcaattctcctgtctcagcctctcaagtagctgggagtacaggcacgtgccaccatacctggctaatgtttttatttttagtagagacggggtttcgccatgttggccaggctggtctcaaattcctgacctcaggtgatctgcctgcctcagcctcccaaaatgttgggattacaggtgtgagccaccgcgcccagactaaGACATTTATTTATAACTCACAGATTCCACCGTGCAGTGGGTAACTAATGGCCAGAGCTAGTTTGAAATTgagaatgagaaagaatcaatgctcGGCCACAGAGGTTCATCTATCTACACCTCCAATAAGAAGTAAGTActgaggggccaggcgcggtggctcaggcctgtaatcccagcactttgggaggccgatgcggacgaatcataaggtcaggagtttgagaccagcctggccaacatggtgaaaccccgtctctactaaaaatacaaaaaagttagctgggtgtagtggcgggcgcctgtaatcccagctactaggaaggctgaggcaggagaatcgcttgaacttgggaggcggaagttgcagtgagctgagatcacatcactgcactccagccctggcaacagagtgcaactccgtctcaaaaaaaaaaaaaaaaaaaaagtactgagatATTGTGTTTTAGAGCTTGGGGAAAACTATGCTGTTCTGAACTGACAAACATAAACTCTAGCAGCAAGCCGCGGCGCCTCAGCCCTGAATTTCTGGCTATTCTGATAGTCTGTGTGGTGGTGCGCTCAGGCCTCTGCTATACAGTGAGGTAAGAGATCCTCACAAATCAGCCTGCTGCTCTGCACAGCATCCTCGACGCTGACAACCACCAGCCCTGCCAGCATCAGTCTCTTCAGCAGCTGAAACTCCAGTCTCTGGGTTGAGTGTAGACCGAAGGGAGACAAGGTGACACCCAGGAGACCAGTTAGGCTAGTGCAGTCACCTGGGTTTGTACGACAGCAGTAGAAACAGACGAGGTGAGAAGTGTTCAGGTTCCGGATATATTTCAAAGGCAAAGCCAATAGGATTTGCTGAGGGAGTGGTAATGGGATGtgacaaaaagagaaatctggctgggcacagtggctcacgctgtaatcccactactttgggaggtcgaggcgggcagatcacgaggtcaagagatcgagaccatcctggtgaacatggtgaaaccccatctctactaaaaatacaaaaattagctgggcatggtggcacgcgcctgtagtcccagctacttgggaggctgaggccagagaatcacttgaacccgggaggtggaggttgcagtgagccaagatcgtgctactgcattccaacctggcgacagagcaagactctgtctcaaaaaaaaaaaaggaaatccaggGTGATTCCAGTGTCCAGTGTTTCTGGCCTTTGCAGTGGAAGAACGGAGTTGCCATTAATTGAGACACATTGAGATGAAGGTGGGAGAGGGGCAGGGTGGAAGATCAGAAACCCAGTTCTGGACACGCGAGGTTGGAGAGGCTCAGTCGTCAGGCAAGGGTAGCCAGTGGTTGGCTGTGCGGTGTGTGCTGGAGCCCTGGGAACACTGAAGTCAGGGAGCTGAGGAGGAACCAGCAAGGACACAGAAAGGATCAAGGGGAAGGATCACTGGGGAGCAAGGCTTCCTGGAAGCCCGGTGGGCAAAGTGATTCAAGAAGGAGTCCTGATCAATGGTGTCAAAAGCTACCAAGATATGAATGAAGAAGAGGAATGAGAACTGGCCACAGGCTCTGGCGCGAATGAAAGCCGCTGGCCTTGACAAGAGCAGCTTGTTTACCTTCTGTCTCCCCCAGAGAAGGAAAGCTCATGGGGAACACTGTCTGTTTCCTGCTGGGTCCCCAGGACCTGTGACAGTGCTGGCACCTGGCCGGCAATCAACAAATCCTTGCTGAGGGAATAAATCCTTAATAATAATGCAGTTTGGCAAACGTGATGATAAAGGTGCACCCAGGATGACTTGGGAGGAGAGAAGGGGTCACTTGGACAAGGAAGAATTATGGAGaagggaggccaggtgcagtggctcaagcctgtaatcccagcacttcgggaggccaaggcaggaggatcacttgaggccaggagttcgagaccagcctgaccaacatggtgaaaccccatctctacaaaaaatacaaaaattagccaggagtggtggcatgtgcctgtggtcccggctactcaggaggctcaggcacaagaatcatttgaacccagaaggcagaggttgcagtgagccgagataacaccactgcactctagcctgaacaacagggtcagactctgtctcaaaagaaaaaaaaaggaattatggaGAAGGGAACCACTGGGAGTGCTCTTGGGCAGAGGAGTTGACCAAGAACCTGTGGTCAGGCCTGTGGCAGGACTAAAGTCACCCTGAGAGCTGGGTGCAGATGCTCGGAGGATGGCTGACCCCAGGCAGGGAGACCTGTGAGGAGAGGGGCTCTTATGCAATCAGGAGACCTGGACAGagcagaggagggaggactgcAGGGGAGGGCTCACACCAGAGAACCAGCCAGAACACAGGATCGGTGGGGTGGCGAGGAGTTGGTGCAGGATGCAAAGAGCTGGGGAAGCTGGCTTTGTTCACACACATCAGGGTCCAGACCACATTATAATACACTTGTGTTAAACACAAGCTTGCCTGCTAGATATTCTACCAGATTCATCTTTCAGGAGCAAAGCCATCTTTACAGTCCTGAAGTAGTGTTGGTTTGGGCCTAACCAAGCCCTAGAATGTCTTATCACATCAACTCAATTGGAGACTATGAAGTTTTTCTGTAAAACAGAGTCTAATCTAGGAACAGGATTGGAAAGAAGGGATGCTTAGCTGTTatggagatcttttttttttgagacatagtcttgctctgtcgcccaggctgaagtgcagtggctggatctcagctcactgcaacctctgcctcctgggttcacgccattctcctgcctcagcctcccgagtagctgggactacaggcgcccgccaccacacccagctaattttttaaaatatatttttagtagagacggggtttcaccatgttagccaggagggtctcgatcccctgaccttgtgatccacctgccttggcctcccagagtgctgggattacaggcgtgagccaccgcgccctgccttgCAGATCATTTTTAAGTACTTTAATCATTTTCTTATGAATAAACCATGAGTATATGAATTAGCAATTTAACCACGAATACACAGTTTAGGACTTTTGGGGGAACGATCTTGGGTACCTGCATTTGAAAGCCAAAAAATGGAACATTCTACAATTGAGGTTTTCCACTGATTCAAGCAGCACCTGCTCCTCTCTAGGATTCTGGGGTTTTGCTACCATGTGTGAGCTCTGAAGGCCCTGCTCATTCTCCTGCACTGGGGCTGCGTGACCCTCAGATCTGGGCCACCTTTTGCCCCAGACCCTGGTACCTCAGAGCAGGTGCGTGAGGAACACTCATTGAGTCAGTAAAGGAGGGCTATGGGCAGACACAGCACAGAGCCTGGTGTTCAGCCCTCACATGATAAAGAGAgaatcaaaattttatttcacGAAATGTTATATCATCAATGTATGGTTAGAATAGACGACTACTGCTAAGGGCACAGAAGAAACACCTAAAAGCTGTTGTTGCCCTTGACCCCTGAACttgattcttttgttttgtttttgaaacggagtctcgctctgttgcccaggctggagtgcaatggcttgatcttggctcactgcaacctccacctcccgggttcaagcgattctcctgcctcagcctcccgactagctgggattacaggcatgcgccaccacacccagataatttttgtatttttagtagagacggggtttcgccattttgaccaggctggtctcgaactgctgacctcagatgatccacacgcctcggcctcccaaagctctgggataacaggcatgagccaccacatcccgcCATTCTTGACAAGCCTATATCTCAACACTGCTAGAAGGATGTTTCCTCGGGGTGAAGGCTCACAGCTGCTGTATGGGGGCTAATCACCCCCGAACTAGAACCACCCCAACTCATCAGTAGTAAGAGCTACTGAGAAAATAGAGATGGCTCATTTACAGGGTTGTGagatttggcaaataaaaatacaggacatctagataaatttaaatttcagaacaacaacaaatagTGTTTTAGTAcaagtatgtcccatgcaatattttgtttgttttttgagatgcagtctcgctctgtcacccaggctggagtgcagtggcgtgatcttggctcactgcaagctccgcctccggggtggaagcgattctcctgactcagtctcccaagtagctgggattacaggtgcccgccaccatgcctggctaatttttgtattttcttttagtagagaacggggtttcgcctgttggccaggctggcctccaactcctgacctcaggtcatccgcctgcctcggcctcccaaggtgctgagattacaggcgtgagccaccccacctggccccaTGCAGTGTTTTGGACATACATGTACTGAAAAAGTGTTCCTTGTTAATATGGCAACCCTACTTATTTGCTCTCCAAAGTCACAGGGTTGAAATGTAACAGAAATATTCAACAGAGAATCTAGTCTACTTTCCAGACAAGATgttgggggaaaggggaaagaaattcGTGGGTCTGGGTGTGGCAGGCAGTGCCCTGTGACCACCAGTTAgttctcctccttcttttctcgTTGGGTAGAAACATTCACTTCCGTCACCTTGGAGAGGTCTGTGGTCAAACACATCCCAAACCACCCTCAGAAGCCCTTGGAAATTTTCGGCCCTGAGCCAAGTATGAAAAAAAGGCAGCCCTTCTCCAGGACAAGGCCAACATGCCATTATAAACCTAAGAAGAAGCTAGTTAACTGATGCTCAATTCTTCATTCTAAAACTGCTagtggccaggtgccatggctcacacctgtaatcccagcactttgggaagccgaggcgtatggatcacttgaggtcaggagttcgagaccagcctggccaacacggcgaaactctgtccctactaaaaatacaaaaattagctgggtgtggtggcacatgcctgtaatcccagctactcgagaggttgaggcaggagaatcccttgaacccaggaggtggaggttgtggtgagccgagattgcgccattataccccagcctgggcaacaagagtgaaactccatctcaaaaaaaaaaaaaaaaaaaaatatatatatatatatatatatatgtatataatatctaTCAAGTTCTCTCCAAGGTAGCTTATTCCTCCTACTTTCTTTTCAAGTACAATACTTACCATGGCCAGGTCTATGATCCACTTCTGCAGGGCAAGGACGAACCAAGAAGACACCAATCTTACCAAGTGCTAAGGGACACAACAGTGGGTCACCCACATCCGCACCACCCTCCCGTCTCACATATACAAACCAAGACCACAGACAGCGGCACGCGGAAGCCAGGTGGGTGGGACAAGAGGACACGCTACCAGAACCTGCCGGATTTGGAAGGGACGAAAAGGGTCGCAAGTGAACACCTGCTCGGAGTTCAAAAGAACGAAAGCAGGTTACAgaacagaaatacaaagacatCCATGCTCATGGACTGCTCCCTAGGATTGGGAACATTCCTAGTGGTTTTCACCGCCCACTGAATTCTGGACCATGCAGACATCTCCGATTTATGGTCAAAAGCTAAGCACTTAAAGGAGAAGTCCAACATTATAAAGCAGGAATGTTCTGCAAAATTGCTGTGATGTGAACTTCTGTTTACTGACTTCCACCTTTCCCACTAACTCCACTGTAAAAATGATACAGCTGGGGCGGGCAATGCCGGGAGTCAGGCATGTGCACCGAGCTTGGTGACGCCACAGGAATAGAGAGGCCAGCTAGGGAGCTGAACGagcacccaggagacagaggccagGGCTGGAAGGGGACAGCCAAGAGTCTCTGGAgtgcccttgggcaagtcactttccaTCTTTCCACCTTGAtttgcttatctataaaatgcCTACAAGCACGTAGCACCGACTCAAGAGACTGCTGTTATTATAATTTCAAACATTAATTAAATGAAGATATTGAAACAGACAATGCCCTGTGCTAAAAGTCAGTGGAACTAAAATACCCACAGCCTGATCAACACCAGAAGGTAGCTCGAAGCTGGCTGGATAgaatcctgtttttaaaacactaactcagtttttaaatctaatttttgtGACTCCTCCCCCAACCAATTCTGTTCTATCCTACCTCATTCTGTGTAttctgaatatacattttataaaattcgaCCAATAGTAGGAACTCCTGAGATCCTACAGATGATTTATttgtagggttgccagatttcacaaataaaagtgcaggacacccagttaaatttgaatttcaggtcGAAAACAAGTAActtttcccaagtagctgggatgacaggtatgagACACCATGTGTGGCTCATGTTTTCTCGTCTTTTTTTTGGAGCGCTAGGgaatcccactatgttgcccaggctagtctcaaactcctggcctcaaatgatcctccactTCGACCACCCAacacactgggattacaggcacgagccactgcacctggccagtaattTTCAGTAGAAGTATATCCCAAGcaatatttaaaagtattcattaggccgggcgcggtggctcacacctgtaatcccagcactttgggaggcccaggcaggcggatcatgaggtcaggagatcgagaccatcctggctatcacggtgaaaccccgtctctactaaaaatacaaaaaattagccgggcgtggtggtgggcgccggtagtcccagctactcgggaggctgaggcaggagaatggcgtgaacccaggaggcagagcttgcagtgagcggagatcacaccactgcactccagcttgggcgacagagcgagactctgtctcaaaaataaaataaaataaaaataaaaataaaagtattcatTAATATGGCAACCCTATTCTTTTGCTCTCCGTAACTCACAACCAATGGGAGATTATAAGCATCTTGCTGATACTACAGACTCGCCATCAGCATCCAGCTATGTGGTATCTCCCAGTGCCACCAGCACCCAAATTTTCTAATCTGCAGCCTCACCATCTGCACAAAGCTgttgcattttatttcaaaagtaaattatataactcttttcatcttcaAAGTGCTGTTTACCAAAACCTTTAACCAGCTGGGACTGACCGTGAAGTGTTGAGGTGCAGTACAGCTGTGCAATCCCTCTTTCTgcagagagaaactgaggcagcagAGCTTACCACTCGGGGAAACAGCAGAGGGTCAGGACTCAGCCAGAACCCAGCTCCCTCCCTAGACACAGGCTGCAGAGCCTCGCTTCTAGTAAAACCACCACAATGGCCCTGTCATTTACTCTGCTTGACTGTGTTTCTGGTACTTCTAGCTCTTACAACAACTCTAAAACAGAGGCATTATGATCCCATGTCACGGATGGGGGATGCGCAGTTTACACCGTATGCTGAAGCCACCCCTGTGGTGGCAGGGACCTGTCCTGTCTGGCTCCAGGCCAGCTGCTTCCCACCACTCCACACCCACATTCTCATGGCCTGCGCTTAGGTCACTCGGGCCACAGGCCTGGCTCTGCCCTCCTTCCTCCACTCTGAAGAGCGCATGGGAAGAAACAGCTCAGGCTATTTCACAGATGTGGCAGGACAGACTGACAGCTAGTGCCATTCAAAACACTTTCTTGGGCCAGAAggggcggctcacgcctgtaatcccagcactttggaaagccaaggtggaaagatcgcttgagtccgggagttcaagactagtctgggtaACATACCAGGacccaatctctaaaaaaaattttttttaattagctgggcatagtagcatgcacctgtagctccagctactcaggaggctgaggcaggaggattccttggccccagaagttcgaggctgcagtgagctataatccagccactgcactccagcctgggcgacatagtgagaccctgtctcttaaaaaaaaggttaaaacatcttacagcttggtcaacataatgagaccccgtctctacaaaaaatttaaaaattaactgggtgtggtggcatgcttcaatagtcccagctactcgggaggctgaggcgggaggatcacttgctcAAGGCAATCAAGCTTGAccgaggaggtcaaggctgcagtgagctttgatcccaccactgcaacccagcctgggccacagagcgagaccatctcaaaaaaacaccaaaaacgaaaccaaaaaaaaaacactctccTGGCTTTTTAAGGAGTGTGACGTTCAACTAGTGAGTCTTTACAAAGAGAACTGAAATGAAGCCTCACTCTCATTCACAGGAAGTGCCACTGAGCGGGGCACATCTGTGAGCTGACCAGACTCCCACTGCAAGCCTCCGGGCCAACAACTGCCGCTCAGACCTCAAGGTTCAGCCTCTAAGCTAACATCTTGAGAGGCGCCGGATACTCTCATTATTATTGCTTCCAATCCTCGGAGGACATTATCAGGGCAGGAAGAAATGTCTCAGATGAACTAATGCAGTTGGACGATGCTGCTCTTAGCAGGGGTGGACTCTACCGATCTGCCTTCCACTCCGCCTGCTGGCACCGCCCAGGGCATGCTGGTCTCGGAGGAGCAGCAGGGGCTGTACTGAGGACATCTCTGGTGTACGTGGACACATTTAcatttgggatttcttttttttttagtttaaccaAAAAATACACATCTGGTAAAGAAGCCTGCTTCACAATGCATACTATTCGCAAATAACACCCCCGTTCCCACTTCTGGCTCAGATTCAGAAAGGATACACAGCGATGTAAGGAGTGGCCTGCTTCACGTTCCCGCTAAAATGAAAGATACAGAGCAGAAGGATGACATCTGAAAGAGAAAGGCTcagagtgagggaggaaggggagaccCGTGGCAGCCCGCTGGACAGGGAAGGGGCTGTTACCTTGCGCGATGAGGATGGGGTACTCCAGGTAGGTCAGCGGCGGATACCCATAGTAACACTGGTACCGGAGAAACACCAGGAATCTGGAGAGAGAAGGGCACATGTCCACACGGCTGCCCCAAAACGCAGCTGTCGGGGCCGGCAGGCACCCAGAACACTGAGGTCAGTTTGCCGAATCCTTGCAGTGAGGGTGTGGACACACCAGTGTCAAAGAGGAAGGTTTGGAACAAAATAGATGGAATTCAGTTGAATCATCTGTACAATTTTTGGAGCATCCAGAACTTACTGGGCACCGGGCCACAGTGCAATACCCACGATCTCTATAGAGTGCCTTGAGATGGTCGCTTACAAAGGATTTTTACAGAAGGCAAATCCCTGAGCAAGAATATGAGACTGGGCCTTCTGGGCCCACGCTTGCTGGCCTGCCTGCACCGTTGGGCTCTCACTGACCCCGGCAGCTGCCCCTCAGCTGCTGCACACATCTGCCCTCCACTCTGAGAAGCTGCAGAGGCGCAAGGATCCGAGAAGCCGCAGCCATCCCTGGACGGGGGGTCTGTGGCCATGTTTTAGGAGTTAGAACAGCACCTGGATGGTCCAGTTGCCTTCCAGAAGAGCTGCCCGGTTGAGAGGGCAGTGGGGGAAAAGCGTGAGGAACCACCCTCGATTTCGCTAAGAAGATTCCGGCTGTGAGGATGATGCGAAGACCCCGGGGTCCCaccttctcaaaagaaaaggcAGGGCTTCCTGCCTCCCCCTCACACCCAGCCATCTCCCTTCAGGACCGGAATCCCTGTGGTCTCCTGGGGCTACCTGTGTGTCCCATCGCCCAGCTTTGTGGCTCCTCCCTCTCACCTGTGTGTTCGGACCACTCAGGTCAGGAAGAAAGGGGAGCCAGAACCATGGGACTCCAATGCACAGGAGGGGCCCCCCAGGGTCTCCAATCTCCTAAGCTGGGAAAGAATCCTGGAAAAGCCCGATTCACAAACAGGCTGTGCCTCCCTGGCCTGTTTCTGACAGTGCACAACTTAGCTGGGGGCGGAGTCGGAGGAGGGCACAGTGTCGCCCTGAGCACGAGGGCCTCCCCCATGCCTGGTCCCCGAGTGGAggcccccaccatgcccagcagggtCCCCACCCCCAGCTGCCTGCAGGCCCTCCGGGTGCTTTGCAGCTGGGCCACCTCCCAGCTTCAGAGACAAGAGGTGCCTCTGCACAGCCCTGCCCTGCCGCAGGGACTCTCCTTCtgccagcctcctgagcagccccCTCTGTTCCCCTGTGAGATTGAGCCTGGGGGGCTGAGAGAGGGGGAGGCTGCACCCCAGCCCCTCTGTGGGGCCACAGCCAGCCACTGAGTGCTGAAGAACAAAAGCTATGGGGGTCTTCACCATTGAAATAACTGTGTGCTGACCCCTGGGACGCAGCCACAGTCCGCAGGCCAGGCCTGAGAACCTGGGAATGTCAGAGCCCGTTCTCACCTCCAG
This genomic window from Pongo pygmaeus isolate AG05252 chromosome 12, NHGRI_mPonPyg2-v2.0_pri, whole genome shotgun sequence contains:
- the SLC66A3 gene encoding solute carrier family 66 member 3 isoform X1, with the translated sequence MEAALLGLCNWSTLGVCAALKLPQISAVLAARSARGLSLPSLLLELAGFLVFLRYQCYYGYPPLTYLEYPILIAQDVILLLCIFHFSGNVKQATPYIAVLVSSWFVLALQKWIIDLAMNLCTFISAASKFAQLQCLWKTRDSGTVSALTWSLSSYTCATRIITTLMTTNDFTILLRFVIMLALNIWVTVTVLRYRKTAIKAE
- the SLC66A3 gene encoding solute carrier family 66 member 3 isoform X5, producing the protein MEAALLGLCNWSTLGVCAALKLPQISAVLAARSARGLSLPSLLLELAGFLVFLRYQCYYGYPPLTYLEYPILIAQDVILLLCIFHFSGNVKQATPYIAVLVSSWFVLALQKWIIDLAMQE
- the SLC66A3 gene encoding solute carrier family 66 member 3 isoform X3, which codes for MPLEPTTCSRSLVPQPGCGFLVFLRYQCYYGYPPLTYLEYPILIAQDVILLLCIFHFSGNVKQATPYIAVLVSSWFVLALQKWIIDLAMNLCTFISAASKFAQLQCLWKTRDSGTVSALTWSLSSYTCATRIITTLMTTNDFTILLRFVIMLALNIWVTVTVLRYRKTAIKAE
- the SLC66A3 gene encoding solute carrier family 66 member 3 isoform X4, coding for MEAALLGLCNWSTLGVCAALKLPQISAVLAARSARGLSLPSLLLELAGFLVFLRYQCYYGYPPLTYLEYPILIAQDVILLLCIFHFSGNVKQATPYIAVLVSSWFVLALQKWIIDLAMNLCTFISAASKFAQLQCLWKTRDSGTVSALTWSLSSYTCARSRYLSQAGVQ
- the SLC66A3 gene encoding solute carrier family 66 member 3 isoform X2, which gives rise to MEAALLGLCNWSTLGVCAALKLPQISAVLAARSARGLSLPSLLLELAGFLVFLRYQCYYGYPPLTYLEYPILIAQDVILLLCIFHFSGNVKQATPYIAVLVSSWFVLALQKWIIDLAMNLCTFISAASKFAQLQCLWKTRDSGTVSALTWSLSSYTCAILLRFVIMLALNIWVTVTVLRYRKTAIKAE